In a genomic window of Ralstonia insidiosa:
- a CDS encoding TonB family protein, giving the protein MQLDLNPSAPTADPQPAFWRRWGGHVIGAVAVLIVVAVVWYLLAGTASTKREAPSTPMLVLQPPPPPPPPPQPEKQPEPDKVKPEVVEPKPDPTPETPKPADDTPNPAKDLSDPVTMNADGQAGTDAFGIGAGKGGGMSGTGAGGGNATYGRYFGYVLQQALSRDDRVRRLAFLMQVNVWLDPNGRVTRVELVHGSGNADTDQAVLASLRAIERVDERPPASLQFPQRVTLQGKRPAG; this is encoded by the coding sequence ATGCAGCTCGACCTGAACCCGTCCGCGCCTACTGCCGATCCGCAACCTGCTTTCTGGCGGCGTTGGGGCGGCCATGTGATCGGCGCCGTAGCGGTGCTGATCGTCGTGGCGGTGGTGTGGTATCTGCTCGCGGGCACGGCCAGCACCAAGCGTGAGGCTCCGTCCACGCCGATGCTCGTGCTGCAGCCGCCACCACCTCCGCCGCCTCCGCCACAGCCCGAAAAGCAACCTGAGCCTGACAAGGTGAAGCCCGAAGTGGTGGAGCCCAAGCCCGACCCCACCCCTGAAACACCCAAGCCTGCAGACGACACGCCCAACCCGGCGAAGGACCTGTCCGACCCCGTCACGATGAACGCCGACGGGCAGGCCGGCACTGACGCCTTCGGTATCGGCGCAGGCAAGGGCGGGGGCATGAGCGGTACGGGTGCCGGCGGCGGCAATGCCACGTACGGCCGCTACTTCGGCTACGTGCTGCAGCAGGCCCTGTCGCGCGATGACCGCGTACGCCGCCTGGCGTTCCTGATGCAGGTGAACGTGTGGCTGGACCCGAACGGCCGCGTCACCCGCGTTGAGTTGGTGCACGGCAGCGGCAATGCCGACACCGACCAGGCCGTGCTCGCCTCCTTGCGCGCGATTGAGCGTGTGGATGAGCGGCCACCGGCTTCCCTGCAGTTTCCGCAGCGGGTGACGCTGCAAGGCAAACGGCCCGCCGGCTGA
- a CDS encoding DUF2341 domain-containing protein: MRRILFLLTLLSAFLPGTALAWWQPDWAYRKPITVDAGPQGGALKSDAGRTPVLVRLHTGNFSFDGTSENGADLRFVAADDKTVLNHQIEQFDPLLGIALVWVDVPTVTTGAPQRIWMYYGNRKAPASGNGQLTFDPDYTAVYHFGETGAPPRDTTAYGNHAQTPVTTLDGAVIGKGAQFNGTPLMLPASPSLTTQANGTFTVSAWVRPEKLAAGQVIYARRDGANEFVLGVDNGVPFVQVNGQRSAPGQPVRDGQWSHVAATADEQGVHLYVNGTVAATLEAHLPALNSAAAVGGDAPGGAGLNPFNGAIDELRLSKTARPAGLIQADAIAQGAESRLVSMGPDEQQAGKSHFGFILAAMPVDAWVVVCVLGLMMAGSWAIMITKSRYYSTVSRANARFMVVFRETAGTSLDSLVRGGKVGADVRQDSSLWRLYEIAIREMQLRHERGFDINAVSAATIAAIRAAMEGVMVRENERMARRMNWLSTTIEGAPYVGLFGTVIGIMLVFVVAAMAGAVDINSVAPGMAAALLCTAAGLGVAIPALFGYNWLASRSDAIAADMAVFVDEFATRLAEEHGDGRATVVLGDTAPRAAHADHRADTSGGGFVASPAAPHRE, encoded by the coding sequence ATGCGACGCATTCTGTTTCTGCTCACGTTGCTGAGCGCCTTCCTGCCCGGCACCGCGCTGGCGTGGTGGCAGCCTGATTGGGCCTATCGCAAACCGATCACCGTGGATGCGGGCCCGCAAGGCGGTGCACTCAAGAGCGATGCCGGCCGCACGCCCGTGCTGGTGCGCCTGCACACCGGCAACTTTAGCTTTGACGGCACGAGCGAGAACGGCGCCGACCTGCGCTTTGTTGCCGCCGATGACAAGACCGTGCTGAACCACCAGATCGAGCAGTTCGACCCGCTTCTGGGCATCGCGCTGGTGTGGGTGGATGTGCCGACAGTAACGACCGGCGCGCCGCAACGCATCTGGATGTACTACGGCAACCGCAAGGCGCCGGCATCGGGCAACGGCCAACTGACTTTCGACCCGGACTACACCGCGGTCTATCACTTTGGTGAGACCGGCGCGCCGCCGCGTGACACGACGGCCTACGGCAACCACGCGCAAACGCCCGTCACCACGCTGGATGGTGCGGTGATCGGCAAGGGTGCGCAGTTCAACGGCACGCCGCTGATGCTGCCGGCGTCCCCATCGTTGACCACGCAGGCCAATGGCACGTTCACGGTATCGGCGTGGGTGCGGCCTGAGAAGCTGGCGGCAGGGCAAGTCATCTACGCACGCCGCGATGGTGCCAACGAGTTTGTGCTCGGCGTGGACAACGGCGTGCCGTTTGTGCAGGTGAACGGCCAACGCAGTGCACCTGGCCAACCGGTGCGTGATGGCCAGTGGTCGCACGTGGCGGCTACCGCGGATGAGCAAGGTGTGCATCTGTATGTCAATGGCACGGTTGCGGCCACCTTGGAGGCACATCTGCCCGCGCTCAACAGTGCGGCTGCCGTGGGCGGCGATGCACCGGGTGGCGCGGGGTTGAATCCGTTCAACGGTGCCATTGATGAACTGCGCTTGTCCAAGACGGCTCGCCCGGCGGGCTTGATTCAAGCCGATGCCATTGCACAAGGTGCCGAATCGCGCTTGGTGTCGATGGGCCCGGATGAGCAGCAAGCCGGCAAGAGTCACTTCGGCTTCATCCTCGCAGCCATGCCAGTCGACGCGTGGGTGGTGGTGTGCGTGCTGGGCCTGATGATGGCCGGATCGTGGGCCATCATGATCACCAAGAGCCGCTACTACAGCACGGTGTCGCGCGCCAACGCACGCTTTATGGTGGTGTTCCGCGAGACGGCGGGCACGTCGCTCGATTCGCTGGTGCGCGGTGGCAAGGTGGGCGCTGATGTCCGACAGGATTCCTCGCTGTGGCGCCTGTACGAGATCGCCATCCGTGAGATGCAGTTGCGGCATGAGCGCGGCTTCGACATCAACGCCGTTTCTGCTGCCACCATCGCCGCCATTCGCGCCGCCATGGAAGGCGTGATGGTGCGCGAGAACGAGCGCATGGCGCGCCGCATGAACTGGCTGTCCACCACCATTGAGGGTGCCCCGTACGTCGGCCTGTTCGGCACGGTGATCGGCATCATGCTGGTGTTCGTGGTGGCGGCCATGGCTGGCGCAGTGGACATCAACTCGGTGGCGCCGGGCATGGCTGCGGCACTGCTGTGTACCGCGGCTGGCCTGGGCGTGGCCATTCCCGCGCTGTTTGGCTACAACTGGCTCGCCTCGCGTTCCGACGCCATTGCAGCGGACATGGCCGTGTTCGTGGACGAGTTCGCCACGCGCCTGGCGGAAGAGCACGGCGATGGTCGCGCCACCGTTGTACTGGGCGATACCGCGCCACGTGCTGCACACGCAGACCACCGCGCCGACACGTCGGGCGGCGGCTTTGTGGCCAGTCCGGCCGCGCCGCACCGCGAGTAA
- the gspK gene encoding type II secretion system minor pseudopilin GspK, whose product MKRSRIRCERGAAVVTALLVVAMAVTLVATMFAGQKAAIRTVEVQRLRADTVWMQRASVEWARMLLRENARTAPADHLGQRWAAPVNDLPVASVLGKAGAQAFGAAGDMRVDGYIEDAQARFNLNTLVTAAEGGKPPGIRPEGVRVYQQLLAKADLDPSLAALTATAILRSLDAKASSAFALAQPEDLVRIPGYTADGVRKLAPYVVVLPEPTSVNLNTAGPEVLAATIRGLSPGQAAALVSSRDRAWFRDMGDLTNRLKAIAPGSAEQGDILLETRSRYFIAHSRLRNGRATRSLDALILREGIGERYRTSVLWVHEPVMPGIDG is encoded by the coding sequence ATGAAGCGCAGCCGCATACGTTGTGAGCGGGGCGCGGCCGTCGTCACCGCCCTGCTGGTGGTGGCGATGGCGGTGACGCTGGTGGCGACGATGTTTGCTGGCCAGAAGGCCGCCATCCGCACGGTAGAGGTGCAACGCTTGCGCGCCGACACGGTGTGGATGCAGCGGGCCTCTGTGGAGTGGGCGCGCATGCTGTTGCGTGAGAACGCGCGCACCGCGCCCGCCGATCATCTCGGCCAGCGCTGGGCCGCCCCCGTCAACGATCTGCCGGTAGCCAGCGTGCTGGGCAAGGCGGGCGCGCAGGCGTTCGGTGCCGCGGGGGACATGCGCGTCGACGGCTACATTGAAGATGCGCAGGCGCGCTTCAATCTCAACACGCTGGTGACGGCTGCCGAAGGCGGCAAGCCGCCGGGCATCCGGCCGGAAGGTGTGCGCGTGTATCAGCAGTTGCTGGCGAAAGCCGACCTCGATCCGTCGTTGGCGGCACTGACGGCCACGGCCATTCTGCGCAGTCTTGACGCGAAGGCATCTTCCGCATTCGCGCTCGCGCAGCCGGAAGACCTGGTGCGCATTCCCGGCTATACGGCCGACGGTGTACGCAAGCTCGCGCCCTATGTGGTGGTGCTGCCCGAGCCTACGTCTGTCAACCTGAACACGGCGGGGCCGGAGGTGCTGGCGGCAACGATTCGTGGTCTGTCGCCGGGGCAGGCGGCTGCGCTGGTGTCGAGCCGTGACAGGGCATGGTTTCGCGATATGGGGGACCTGACCAACCGCCTGAAGGCCATTGCGCCAGGCTCGGCCGAGCAGGGCGACATCCTGCTGGAAACGCGCAGTCGCTACTTCATCGCGCACAGCCGGTTGCGCAACGGGCGGGCCACACGTTCACTCGATGCGCTGATCTTGCGAGAGGGCATCGGCGAGCGTTACCGCACCTCTGTGCTGTGGGTGCACGAGCCGGTTATGCCGGGCATTGATGGTTGA
- a CDS encoding PulJ/GspJ family protein, producing MLMQRARSSAGFTLIEMVIAITILAIIALISWRSLDGIIRGQHRLTDSLEETRAIDRLFEQLDTDFGEAVRDDDLGQPSVVFGDGALRIVRMLRDARQPIRWQVVRYRVDGGSLIREASVPLNERGSAREALNATLPERLTLLEHTSALQVRGWTTQGWRALSADASRPASAVAVPGMLWRITPNAMTGLEVTVMVNDAPYTKVVLADL from the coding sequence ATGCTGATGCAGCGCGCCCGTTCGTCCGCCGGCTTCACCCTCATCGAAATGGTGATCGCCATCACCATCCTGGCGATCATTGCACTGATCTCGTGGCGCTCGCTGGACGGCATCATCCGTGGCCAGCATCGGCTGACGGACAGCCTGGAGGAGACACGCGCCATCGACCGTCTGTTCGAGCAGCTCGATACCGACTTTGGCGAGGCCGTGCGCGACGACGATCTCGGTCAACCATCTGTTGTGTTTGGCGATGGCGCCCTGCGCATCGTGCGCATGCTGCGCGACGCGCGTCAGCCGATCCGCTGGCAGGTGGTGCGCTATCGCGTGGACGGTGGCTCGCTCATCCGCGAAGCTTCGGTGCCACTCAACGAGCGCGGCTCCGCACGTGAAGCGCTGAATGCCACATTGCCGGAGCGACTGACGCTGTTGGAACATACATCGGCGCTGCAAGTACGTGGGTGGACGACACAGGGGTGGCGGGCGTTGTCGGCAGATGCATCGCGTCCTGCATCCGCCGTGGCGGTCCCCGGCATGCTGTGGCGGATAACCCCCAACGCCATGACAGGCCTGGAAGTGACCGTGATGGTCAATGACGCGCCCTATACCAAGGTCGTTCTGGCGGATCTGTAG
- a CDS encoding YbjN domain-containing protein — MTPMSMLTTLSPTNVSDAIKAAGGAVTAIEQGGITHLTSASHGISFQILWGNAIEPDHYADFTLSCPLRVQGGTLPDGLIADWHRSRRFARLAQHGDFVVLEMDVIAAGGISNEYLAMQIRLWMQMMGEFFVYLRNYRDEPEAQAVASDVNAAQSTEAVAQ, encoded by the coding sequence ATGACGCCCATGTCCATGCTGACCACGCTTTCCCCCACCAATGTGTCTGACGCCATCAAGGCGGCCGGCGGCGCTGTGACTGCCATCGAGCAAGGTGGCATCACCCATCTGACCAGCGCCAGCCATGGCATCAGCTTCCAGATTCTGTGGGGCAACGCCATCGAGCCAGATCACTATGCAGACTTCACGCTGAGCTGCCCGCTGCGTGTGCAGGGTGGCACGCTGCCCGACGGGCTGATTGCTGATTGGCACCGCTCGCGCCGCTTTGCACGCCTCGCGCAGCACGGTGATTTTGTTGTGCTGGAGATGGATGTGATCGCCGCTGGCGGCATCTCCAACGAGTACTTGGCCATGCAGATCCGCTTGTGGATGCAGATGATGGGCGAGTTCTTCGTCTACCTGCGCAACTACCGCGATGAGCCGGAAGCACAGGCCGTTGCATCGGATGTAAACGCAGCTCAGTCCACGGAAGCCGTCGCGCAGTAA
- a CDS encoding putative porin, whose protein sequence is MQRTSSNNMALNPVTHPFRAAALASAAGLLIASGSVHAQAATGETTMVKLIRGLIQSGALKKDVGEALLAQARAEAQATQQLQRQVAAQAAQPTQTAGVKAEPGDVRVPYVPQTVRDQIRDEVKSEVLAQAKTERWAAPDAIPAWTQGIRVEGDVRVRNESRFLSNQNSNIEIDWAAINAGSGFDVNSNTNTKLPPLLNTSQNRRNQWRVRARLGVFADISESTQAGIRLASGSDNNPVSTTQLLGTAQGKKNVWLDQAWISHKPADWVTITGGRFANPFWSTDLLFSQDLNFDGIAANFSKTLRGDTITVFGTAGVIPLEYSADGFPSRSQDKSSSQNKWLFAAQAGAEWKVDSRNTVRGAVGYYNFNNVTGQVSQPCALYSGLDNCSTDWSRPAFMQKGNTLMLLRNIALNPLDPANTPQPQYVGLASEFRLLDLNARWDTKIMGNYGLRFDANYIRNLAYDADKIWQHAGPGGIVNNFGGTGGTNRSDFRSGGNAYMLQATFGKPAPSARGDWNVIAGYKRIEADSMPDGYNDPTFHGGGTNGRGYYFGGSYAVDKNAWFTGRWISTREVTGPRLSIDTLQLDFNAKF, encoded by the coding sequence ATGCAACGCACTTCTTCCAACAACATGGCACTCAACCCCGTTACCCACCCATTCCGTGCCGCTGCACTGGCATCGGCTGCCGGCCTGTTGATCGCGTCGGGCAGCGTGCACGCGCAAGCTGCCACGGGCGAGACCACGATGGTCAAGCTCATCCGCGGCCTGATCCAGAGCGGTGCACTCAAGAAAGACGTCGGCGAAGCACTGCTCGCGCAGGCCCGTGCCGAAGCGCAGGCTACGCAGCAACTGCAGCGCCAGGTGGCCGCGCAGGCGGCTCAACCTACGCAAACGGCAGGCGTGAAGGCCGAGCCCGGCGATGTGCGCGTGCCCTACGTGCCGCAGACCGTGCGCGACCAGATTCGCGACGAGGTCAAGAGCGAGGTGCTGGCCCAAGCCAAGACCGAGCGCTGGGCCGCACCCGATGCCATTCCCGCCTGGACGCAGGGCATCCGCGTGGAAGGCGACGTGCGCGTGCGCAACGAATCGCGCTTCCTGTCCAACCAGAACAGCAACATCGAAATCGACTGGGCAGCCATCAACGCCGGCTCCGGTTTCGACGTCAACAGCAACACGAACACCAAGCTGCCGCCGCTGCTCAACACTTCACAGAACCGCCGTAACCAATGGCGTGTGCGGGCGCGGCTGGGCGTCTTTGCCGACATCTCGGAGAGCACGCAGGCAGGCATCCGCCTGGCCTCGGGCAGCGACAACAACCCTGTGTCGACCACGCAGTTGCTGGGCACCGCGCAGGGCAAGAAGAACGTGTGGCTGGATCAGGCATGGATCTCGCACAAGCCGGCTGACTGGGTGACGATCACGGGCGGCCGCTTTGCCAATCCGTTCTGGTCGACCGACCTGCTGTTTTCGCAAGACCTGAACTTTGATGGCATTGCCGCCAACTTCAGCAAGACGCTGCGCGGCGACACCATCACCGTGTTCGGTACCGCCGGCGTGATTCCGCTGGAGTACTCGGCCGATGGCTTCCCCAGCCGCAGCCAGGACAAGAGCTCAAGCCAGAACAAGTGGCTGTTCGCTGCTCAGGCGGGTGCGGAGTGGAAGGTGGACTCGCGCAACACGGTGCGTGGTGCGGTGGGCTACTACAACTTCAACAACGTCACGGGGCAGGTGTCGCAACCGTGCGCGTTGTACTCGGGGCTGGACAACTGCAGTACGGACTGGTCACGCCCGGCCTTCATGCAGAAGGGCAACACGTTGATGCTGTTGCGCAATATCGCGCTCAACCCGCTGGACCCGGCCAACACGCCGCAGCCGCAGTACGTGGGCCTGGCATCCGAGTTCCGTCTGCTGGATTTGAACGCGCGTTGGGACACCAAGATCATGGGCAACTATGGCCTGCGCTTCGATGCCAACTACATCCGCAACCTGGCCTACGACGCCGACAAGATATGGCAGCACGCTGGGCCTGGCGGCATCGTCAACAACTTCGGCGGCACCGGGGGTACGAACCGCTCGGACTTCCGCAGCGGCGGCAATGCCTACATGCTGCAGGCCACCTTCGGCAAGCCGGCCCCAAGCGCGCGTGGCGATTGGAACGTCATCGCCGGCTACAAGCGCATCGAAGCGGATTCCATGCCCGACGGCTACAACGACCCGACCTTCCACGGCGGCGGCACCAACGGCCGCGGCTACTACTTTGGCGGCTCGTACGCGGTGGACAAGAACGCCTGGTTCACCGGCCGCTGGATCTCCACGCGTGAAGTCACCGGCCCGCGCCTGTCGATCGACACGCTGCAGCTCGACTTCAACGCCAAGTTCTGA
- a CDS encoding ShlB/FhaC/HecB family hemolysin secretion/activation protein: MSQFKQRRKQRRSAGSVRLAMLSLLMPGVVLAQEPPAPVAAPVAAPSSEAASQRKVNINEYVVRGNTTLDIRTIEKTVTPFLGPDRTLKDIEDARAALLAVYQAKGYQSVYVDLPEQQVTGGVVILQVNETRVGRVRVTGAEYTSPRLVREGVPALQEGKVPDFTQAQTELSTLNRADRQVIPVVRPGSVPGTMDVDLKVDDKSPVHASIGLNNDRSAETRPLRMTASVSHDNLWQLGHRASLSFFGAPQDFSQARVWSGAYTAPIPDTNWSLEFSGYKSDSNVATTGGTSVLGKGHAVGVKANYVLPTAGAWWQQIGVGIDFKDNAESLRFGNTSDHVPLKYAPISLYYTGYRQSERDTLSLNLSATAGTRSLFGYGSDERAYDYKRVNSRSSFLAFKADATETHTFQGGSQAVVRVAGQLSDSPLVSSEQFAAGGMSSVRGYLSAEATGDYGALASFEWRTAPYTKFAPALDEVRFYLFTDAAYLRLRQAQVEQASSFSLLSLGFGTSFKLTDYVRGRLEFGYPLRDGPSTRAHTPRVNFSVNASY, encoded by the coding sequence GAGGCTGCATCGCAACGCAAGGTCAACATCAATGAGTACGTCGTGCGCGGCAACACCACGCTCGACATCCGCACCATCGAGAAGACCGTCACACCGTTTCTTGGTCCGGATCGCACGCTCAAGGACATTGAAGACGCGCGCGCCGCACTGCTGGCGGTGTATCAGGCCAAGGGCTATCAGTCTGTCTATGTGGATCTGCCAGAACAGCAGGTGACGGGCGGCGTGGTGATCCTGCAGGTGAACGAAACACGTGTGGGCCGCGTGCGCGTGACGGGCGCCGAGTACACCTCGCCGCGTTTGGTGCGTGAAGGCGTGCCTGCACTGCAGGAAGGCAAGGTGCCGGATTTCACGCAGGCGCAGACGGAGCTGTCGACGCTCAACCGGGCCGATCGCCAAGTGATTCCGGTGGTGCGTCCGGGGTCGGTGCCCGGCACGATGGATGTCGACCTGAAGGTGGACGACAAGTCGCCAGTGCACGCCAGCATCGGCCTGAACAATGACCGCAGTGCCGAGACGCGCCCGTTGCGGATGACGGCCTCGGTCAGCCACGACAACCTGTGGCAGCTCGGGCACCGTGCGTCGCTGTCGTTCTTTGGGGCACCGCAGGATTTCAGCCAGGCGCGTGTGTGGTCGGGTGCATACACCGCACCGATTCCCGATACGAACTGGAGCCTGGAGTTCTCGGGCTACAAGTCCGACAGCAACGTTGCCACGACGGGCGGCACCAGCGTGCTGGGCAAGGGCCACGCCGTGGGCGTGAAAGCCAACTACGTACTGCCGACGGCGGGTGCGTGGTGGCAACAGATCGGCGTGGGAATCGATTTCAAAGACAACGCCGAGAGCCTGCGCTTTGGCAACACAAGCGACCACGTGCCGCTCAAGTACGCGCCCATCTCGCTGTATTACACGGGCTATCGCCAGAGCGAGCGTGACACGCTCAGCCTGAACCTGAGCGCCACTGCCGGTACGCGCAGCCTGTTCGGCTACGGCAGCGATGAGCGTGCATACGACTACAAGCGCGTGAACTCGCGTTCGAGCTTCCTCGCTTTCAAGGCTGACGCCACCGAAACGCACACCTTCCAGGGCGGTTCACAAGCCGTGGTGCGTGTGGCAGGGCAACTGTCGGATTCGCCATTGGTTTCCAGCGAGCAGTTTGCCGCCGGCGGCATGAGTAGCGTGCGTGGTTACCTGTCTGCGGAAGCGACGGGTGACTACGGTGCGCTGGCTTCGTTCGAGTGGCGGACTGCGCCGTACACGAAGTTCGCGCCCGCACTGGACGAAGTGCGCTTCTACCTTTTTACCGATGCCGCCTACCTGCGCTTGCGGCAGGCGCAGGTGGAGCAGGCGAGCAGCTTCTCGCTCCTCTCGCTTGGCTTTGGCACCAGTTTCAAGTTGACCGACTACGTGCGTGGCCGCCTGGAGTTCGGCTATCCGCTGCGCGACGGCCCCAGCACGCGTGCGCACACGCCGCGTGTGAACTTCAGCGTGAACGCCAGCTATTGA
- a CDS encoding substrate-binding domain-containing protein: MKLKQVMIQAACAALALGTATVAFAGTQPNPSPASPVVVGGGASLPEFLYGSEIAAFGPNHIYAVTGSGAGKTALLTNAPAAFNNAYQTPRSDTTVHFAGSDSVLSSTEINTYNTNRRPTEGNLVQIPSVGTPVGIPFKKDGLSAVTLNDDQLCGIFSGQITDWSAIDSSVSGTIKVVYRSDSSGTSEIFTRHLNAVCTSGGNSNVAFVVSTKFSDSFPGGFPSNFVGGNLSAGVRDGVATGNAIGYLSPDYINTTLAPSSGVATQNLAAASLTNATDGLDYQPTSSNTTQALLSLPAVGSDLSKPESWALTVATPAAGYPISGLTYLDQVQCYKDATVQSKILGFLDRHTTYSGTNDNRPRIRNNGFAPLPTTLVSAIRDNLINNVNGKNVNIGNTTACAGKAGR, from the coding sequence ATGAAGCTGAAGCAAGTCATGATTCAAGCCGCCTGCGCCGCGCTGGCCCTTGGCACCGCCACGGTGGCCTTCGCCGGCACGCAACCGAACCCGAGCCCGGCATCGCCGGTGGTCGTTGGCGGTGGCGCTTCGCTGCCTGAGTTCCTGTACGGCTCGGAAATCGCTGCGTTTGGCCCGAACCACATCTATGCCGTGACGGGCAGCGGCGCCGGCAAGACCGCATTGCTGACCAACGCTCCGGCCGCCTTCAACAACGCCTACCAAACGCCGCGTTCCGACACGACTGTGCACTTCGCCGGTAGCGACTCGGTGCTGAGCAGCACGGAAATCAACACCTACAACACGAACCGCCGTCCCACGGAAGGGAACCTCGTGCAGATCCCGTCGGTCGGCACGCCGGTCGGCATCCCGTTCAAGAAGGATGGTCTGAGCGCGGTTACGCTGAACGACGACCAACTGTGCGGCATCTTCTCGGGCCAGATCACTGACTGGAGCGCTATCGATAGCTCGGTTTCCGGCACGATCAAGGTCGTCTACCGTTCGGACAGCAGCGGCACGTCGGAAATCTTCACGCGCCACCTGAACGCCGTTTGCACGAGCGGCGGCAACTCGAACGTCGCTTTCGTGGTGAGCACGAAGTTCTCCGACAGCTTCCCGGGCGGTTTCCCGAGCAACTTCGTGGGTGGCAACCTGAGCGCAGGTGTACGTGATGGCGTGGCAACTGGTAACGCAATCGGTTACCTGAGCCCCGACTACATCAACACCACGCTCGCCCCGAGCTCGGGTGTTGCCACGCAAAACCTGGCCGCCGCTTCGCTGACCAACGCAACCGACGGTCTGGACTATCAACCGACCTCCTCCAACACCACGCAGGCACTGCTTTCGCTGCCGGCAGTGGGCTCCGACCTGTCCAAGCCCGAAAGCTGGGCGCTGACGGTCGCTACCCCGGCCGCTGGCTACCCGATCTCGGGCTTGACGTACCTGGACCAAGTCCAGTGCTACAAGGACGCCACGGTGCAAAGCAAGATCCTGGGTTTCCTGGATCGTCACACGACGTACTCGGGTACGAACGACAACCGTCCGCGGATCCGCAACAACGGTTTCGCTCCGCTGCCGACCACGCTGGTCAGCGCCATCCGCGACAATCTGATCAACAACGTCAACGGCAAGAACGTCAACATCGGCAACACCACGGCTTGCGCAGGCAAGGCTGGTCGTTAA
- the gspH gene encoding type II secretion system minor pseudopilin GspH has protein sequence MRTGMHARGFTLLEMLVVVVIIGIVMGAVVVNAQPSQRTVLEHQAQRLIFLLQAAHDEARLRSQPIVWEATPEGYRFLIRERDTWQPLRGDVLRAGQWRQPLSALSLMQVGRPAQSGSVRVLFGREAIEPPITLRMAVDAAQVAIVTTGPSRYVVQ, from the coding sequence ATGCGCACCGGCATGCACGCACGCGGCTTCACGCTGCTGGAGATGCTGGTGGTGGTGGTCATTATCGGCATCGTGATGGGGGCGGTGGTCGTCAATGCACAACCGAGCCAGCGCACGGTGCTGGAACACCAGGCGCAGCGCCTGATATTCTTGCTGCAGGCGGCGCACGACGAGGCGCGCCTGCGCTCGCAGCCCATCGTGTGGGAGGCCACGCCCGAGGGCTATCGCTTCCTCATCCGCGAGCGCGATACGTGGCAACCGTTGCGGGGCGACGTGCTGCGCGCGGGCCAATGGCGCCAGCCGTTGTCTGCACTGTCGCTCATGCAGGTGGGCCGCCCCGCGCAATCCGGCAGCGTGCGCGTGCTGTTCGGCCGCGAGGCCATCGAGCCGCCCATCACCCTGCGCATGGCGGTCGACGCGGCTCAGGTCGCTATCGTCACCACGGGCCCGAGCCGCTATGTTGTGCAATAG
- a CDS encoding ExbD/TolR family protein has product MANVSRFGPKKRASGINITPFVDVLLVVLVIFILTSNASIPGIKVNLPKASASVALEKPKTKAITIDNNGQVFLDAYPVTLPELEDRLRTEKAITPDFPVIVRGDSSVQYAKVVEVLDLLRKIELNQIGLVTGKPAA; this is encoded by the coding sequence ATGGCAAACGTGTCCCGCTTTGGGCCCAAGAAGCGCGCCAGCGGTATCAACATCACGCCGTTCGTGGATGTGCTGCTGGTGGTGCTGGTGATCTTCATCCTGACCAGCAACGCGAGCATTCCCGGTATCAAGGTCAACCTGCCGAAGGCCAGCGCGTCGGTAGCCCTGGAAAAGCCAAAAACCAAAGCCATCACCATCGACAACAACGGGCAGGTGTTCCTGGATGCGTATCCGGTGACGCTGCCCGAGCTGGAAGACCGCCTGCGCACCGAGAAGGCCATCACGCCAGATTTTCCGGTGATTGTGCGTGGCGATTCGTCCGTGCAGTACGCCAAGGTGGTGGAGGTGCTCGACCTGCTGCGCAAGATCGAGCTCAACCAGATCGGTCTGGTAACCGGCAAGCCGGCGGCATAA
- the gspI gene encoding type II secretion system minor pseudopilin GspI — MLCNRPGRRRAAGFTLLEVLVALVIVAVALGACLRATGLLADSSAGMRERTLAQWSAANHLARMRLANAVPPPGLHRTPCSQGRIALTCEDTVIVLENPVFHLVVVSVYREGEGLETRVRLAQVATVLADMSNQAF; from the coding sequence ATGTTGTGCAATAGACCCGGGCGGCGGCGCGCTGCCGGCTTCACGTTGCTGGAAGTGCTGGTGGCGCTGGTGATCGTGGCCGTGGCGCTCGGTGCCTGCCTGCGGGCGACCGGCTTGCTGGCCGATTCCAGCGCTGGCATGCGCGAGCGCACGCTGGCGCAATGGAGCGCCGCCAACCACCTTGCGCGCATGCGCCTGGCCAATGCTGTACCGCCGCCGGGGCTGCATCGCACACCGTGCAGTCAGGGGCGCATTGCGCTCACATGCGAAGACACGGTCATCGTGCTGGAGAACCCGGTATTCCATCTGGTCGTCGTCTCCGTCTATCGCGAAGGCGAAGGGTTGGAGACGCGCGTGCGCCTGGCGCAGGTGGCCACCGTGCTTGCCGACATGTCCAACCAGGCCTTCTGA